In a genomic window of Nostoc sp. UHCC 0870:
- the dnaN gene encoding DNA polymerase III subunit beta, whose amino-acid sequence MKLVCAQSDLSTNLSLVSRAVPSRPTHPVLANVLLQADAQTNQVSLTAFDLSLGIRTSFNAEVWQEGAIALPAKLLVDITSRLPEGEITLDDESTDSTATGEGLVVTLTPKTGKYQLRAMGAEEFPELPLIENTQAINITATALIEGLRGSLFATSSDETKQVLTGVHLTVKQDTLEFAATDGHRLAVVETSNERPLEDSEQQLEVTVPARALRELERMLAHKAASDEPIALYLDQGQVVFAWGNQRLSSRTLEGQYPAYRQLIPKQFERQVTIERRQFLSTLERIAVLADQKNNIVKLSIDSNAQELTLSCEAQEMGNGRESMSAQISGTDIDIAFNVKYLMEGLKALPSSEIQMHLNQDLTPVIFTPLGGLKMIYLAMPIQLRN is encoded by the coding sequence ATGAAATTAGTTTGCGCTCAAAGCGATCTCAGTACAAACCTCTCACTTGTTAGTCGTGCTGTACCGTCACGACCAACTCATCCCGTACTTGCTAATGTGCTACTGCAAGCAGATGCTCAAACTAACCAAGTAAGTCTCACAGCCTTTGATCTCAGCTTGGGTATTCGCACTAGTTTTAATGCTGAGGTATGGCAAGAGGGAGCGATCGCACTTCCTGCTAAATTACTTGTAGATATCACCTCCCGTCTACCAGAGGGAGAAATCACCCTAGATGATGAATCGACAGATAGCACCGCCACAGGAGAGGGTTTAGTTGTTACCCTCACACCCAAAACTGGAAAATACCAGTTACGCGCTATGGGTGCAGAAGAGTTTCCCGAATTACCTCTAATTGAAAATACTCAAGCTATTAATATCACCGCCACAGCCTTAATCGAAGGATTGCGGGGTTCTTTGTTCGCTACGAGTTCTGATGAAACTAAGCAAGTCCTCACGGGGGTTCATCTGACCGTTAAACAAGACACATTAGAATTTGCTGCTACTGATGGACATCGCCTAGCAGTAGTAGAAACTAGTAATGAGCGTCCATTGGAAGATAGCGAACAACAACTAGAAGTTACAGTACCAGCGAGAGCCTTACGAGAGCTAGAAAGGATGTTGGCTCATAAGGCTGCATCTGATGAACCTATAGCCCTATATTTAGATCAAGGTCAAGTGGTGTTTGCATGGGGTAATCAACGCCTTAGTAGCCGTACCTTAGAAGGTCAATATCCCGCTTATCGGCAACTCATTCCTAAACAATTTGAACGACAAGTTACAATCGAACGCCGACAATTTTTAAGTACATTAGAGCGAATTGCTGTATTAGCCGATCAAAAGAATAATATTGTTAAACTTAGCATTGATAGCAATGCCCAAGAATTAACCCTATCTTGTGAAGCGCAAGAAATGGGTAATGGTAGAGAGTCAATGTCGGCTCAAATTTCTGGAACAGATATAGATATTGCCTTTAATGTCAAATATTTAATGGAAGGATTGAAAGCTTTACCATCCTCAGAAATTCAAATGCACCTGAATCAAGATTTAACTCCAGTAATTTTTACACCATTAGGTGGGTTAAAGATGATTTATTTAGCTATGCCAATTCAATTGAGAAATTAA
- a CDS encoding TRC40/GET3/ArsA family transport-energizing ATPase: MRVILMTGKGGVGKTSVAAATGLRCAELGYRTLVLSTDPAHSLADSFDMELGHAARQIRPKLWGAELDALQELEGNWGAVKRYITQVLQARGLDGVQAEELAILPGMDEIFGLVRMKRHYDEGEYDVLIIDSAPTGTALRLLSLPEVGGWYMRRFYKPFQNISVALRPLVEPIFRPIAGFSLPNKEVMDAPYEFYEQIEALEKVLTDNTQTSVRLVTNPEKMVIKESLRAHAYLSLYNVATDLVVANRIIPPEVQDPFFQRWKQNQEEYRQEIHDDFHPLPVKEVPLFSEEMCGLAALERLKETLYKDEDPTQVYYKETTLRVVQEQNQYSLELYLPGIPKDQVQLSKTGDELNITIGNHRRNLVLPQALAALQPAGAKMEDDYLKIRFADNARV; the protein is encoded by the coding sequence ATGCGAGTAATTTTAATGACAGGTAAAGGCGGCGTGGGTAAAACCTCCGTTGCAGCAGCAACTGGACTGCGTTGTGCAGAATTAGGATATCGTACACTGGTTTTGAGTACAGACCCTGCCCACTCATTAGCAGACAGTTTTGACATGGAACTAGGCCATGCAGCCCGGCAAATTCGTCCTAAATTGTGGGGCGCAGAATTAGATGCACTCCAAGAATTAGAAGGAAACTGGGGTGCAGTCAAACGATATATTACCCAGGTTTTACAGGCAAGAGGTTTAGATGGAGTACAAGCAGAAGAATTAGCCATCCTACCAGGTATGGATGAAATTTTTGGCTTGGTCAGAATGAAACGCCACTACGATGAAGGCGAGTATGATGTCTTGATTATCGACTCTGCACCCACCGGCACAGCATTACGACTGTTGAGTTTACCGGAAGTTGGTGGTTGGTATATGCGGCGTTTTTACAAGCCATTTCAAAACATCTCAGTAGCACTGCGTCCCCTAGTTGAACCCATTTTTAGACCCATTGCGGGATTTTCTTTACCCAACAAAGAAGTAATGGATGCGCCTTATGAGTTTTATGAGCAAATTGAAGCATTGGAAAAAGTATTAACAGATAATACTCAAACTTCAGTCCGCTTAGTCACTAATCCAGAGAAGATGGTGATTAAAGAATCTCTCCGCGCTCATGCCTATCTCAGCTTGTATAATGTCGCCACAGATTTAGTTGTAGCTAATCGAATTATCCCGCCAGAAGTGCAAGATCCATTCTTCCAACGTTGGAAACAAAATCAAGAAGAATATCGTCAAGAAATTCACGATGATTTTCATCCTCTCCCTGTCAAAGAAGTACCATTATTTTCTGAAGAGATGTGTGGTTTGGCAGCCTTAGAGAGGTTAAAAGAAACCCTCTATAAAGATGAAGATCCAACCCAAGTATATTACAAAGAAACTACCCTGAGAGTAGTGCAAGAACAAAATCAATACAGCTTAGAATTGTATTTGCCGGGGATTCCCAAAGACCAAGTTCAACTTAGTAAAACTGGGGACGAATTAAATATTACGATTGGTAATCATCGCCGTAACCTAGTCTTACCCCAAGCCCTAGCTGCACTACAACCCGCAGGTGCAAAGATGGAAGATGATTATCTCAAAATTCGCTTTGCCGATAATGCCAGAGTCTAA
- a CDS encoding DUF2358 domain-containing protein, protein MDIIEILKLDYQRFPDNQTYSIYAENVYFQDPLNSFRGVERYKQMIKFIKTWFLNCHMDVHNIQPLGDTIKTEWTLSWNTPLPWKPRISISGWSELGLNSDGLIVSHIDYWHCSRLDVLKQHIIPGKQQ, encoded by the coding sequence ATGGACATCATCGAAATCCTGAAACTAGACTATCAACGCTTCCCAGACAATCAAACCTACAGTATTTATGCCGAAAATGTTTATTTTCAAGACCCGCTAAATAGTTTTCGCGGTGTTGAACGCTATAAACAGATGATTAAATTCATCAAAACTTGGTTTCTCAATTGCCACATGGATGTACATAATATTCAACCCTTGGGAGACACCATCAAAACAGAATGGACACTCAGTTGGAATACTCCCTTACCCTGGAAACCGCGCATCTCTATCTCTGGTTGGAGTGAACTAGGACTTAACTCAGATGGCTTGATAGTTTCTCACATTGATTATTGGCACTGTTCCCGTCTAGACGTGTTGAAACAGCATATAATCCCTGGCAAACAGCAGTAA
- the ppsA gene encoding phosphoenolpyruvate synthase: MFTVSHRTVAQFSKEKSFVLWFDEVGIADIGLVGGKNASLGEMIQQLTPQGVNVPTGFATTAYAYRYFIQSAGLEGKLRELFADLDVEDVKNLQARGKQARSLLMDTPFPLELQQAIASAYKTLCEVYNPNTDVAVRSSATAEDLPDASFAGQQETYLNIVGVEAVLTACHQCFASLFTDRAISYRHTKGFDHFSVALAVGVQKMVRSDLATSGVMFSIDTETGFKDAALITAAYGLGENVVQGTVNPDEYYVFKPTLRTGFRPIIDKKLGSKELKMVYDQGSQSTKNIPVSNLEQNQFALSDEEILQLGRWACLIEDHYCQVHGIYTPMDIEWAKDGITNQLFIVQARPETVQSQKQGNVLRSYRLVLGSGDWGLGTGEKTSQISTPQSLHPLVIGRAIGEAISQGKVRVILDVKQIEEFQAGDVLVTERTDPDWEPIMKRASAIITNSGGRTCHAAIIARELGVPAIVGCVNATEVLTTGQEVTVSCAEGEEGKVYAGLLPFEVKEVPLENLPRTRTQILMNVGNPQEALSLSAIPNDGVGLARTEFIIANQIKIHPLALIHYDKLEDADAKAKIAAITAMYDDKPQYFVDKLAQGIGRIAAAFYPKPVIVRMSDFKSNEYANLEGGRQFEPKEENPMLGWRGAARYYDEGYKDGFALECQAIKRVREDMGLTNVIPMIPFCRTPEEGLLVLAEMAKNGLKQGVNNLQVYVMCELPSNVILAEQFAEIFDGFSIGSNDLTQLTLGLDRDSALVARLFDERSPAVKQMVKMAIEAAKKHNRKIGICGQAPSDYPEFAQFLVEQGIDSISLNPDSVLKTMLEVAKVEQQK; this comes from the coding sequence ATGTTTACAGTATCTCATCGCACTGTGGCTCAATTCTCTAAAGAGAAATCATTTGTTCTCTGGTTTGATGAAGTGGGAATTGCGGATATCGGCTTAGTCGGTGGGAAAAATGCGTCTTTGGGGGAAATGATTCAACAGTTAACACCCCAAGGCGTGAATGTACCTACAGGATTTGCCACTACAGCTTATGCTTATCGTTACTTCATCCAGTCGGCGGGTTTGGAAGGGAAGTTAAGAGAACTATTTGCTGACTTGGATGTAGAAGATGTCAAAAATTTACAAGCAAGGGGAAAACAGGCGCGATCGCTCTTGATGGACACACCATTTCCTCTAGAATTACAACAGGCGATCGCTAGTGCATATAAAACTCTGTGTGAAGTGTACAACCCCAACACAGATGTAGCAGTGCGTTCCAGTGCTACCGCCGAAGATTTACCCGATGCTAGTTTTGCAGGACAGCAAGAAACCTATCTGAATATTGTTGGTGTAGAAGCAGTATTAACAGCTTGTCATCAATGTTTTGCTTCCCTATTTACAGACCGTGCTATTTCTTACCGCCATACCAAAGGATTTGATCATTTTAGCGTCGCCCTAGCTGTGGGTGTACAGAAAATGGTGCGTTCTGATTTAGCTACCTCTGGGGTGATGTTTTCTATTGACACTGAAACAGGTTTTAAAGATGCTGCTTTAATTACGGCTGCTTATGGCTTAGGAGAAAACGTTGTCCAGGGGACAGTTAACCCCGATGAATATTATGTTTTCAAACCAACTTTAAGAACAGGTTTTCGTCCCATTATTGATAAAAAATTGGGCAGTAAAGAATTAAAGATGGTCTATGACCAAGGCTCTCAATCTACTAAAAATATACCTGTATCTAATTTAGAACAAAATCAATTTGCCCTGAGTGATGAAGAGATTTTACAACTAGGGCGTTGGGCTTGTTTAATTGAAGACCATTATTGCCAAGTCCACGGAATTTATACGCCGATGGATATCGAATGGGCAAAAGATGGGATTACTAATCAACTATTTATAGTCCAAGCGCGTCCTGAAACAGTCCAGTCACAAAAGCAAGGTAACGTACTGCGGAGTTATCGGTTGGTATTGGGAAGTGGGGATTGGGGACTGGGGACTGGGGAGAAAACTAGCCAAATCTCTACTCCTCAATCTCTACACCCCTTAGTTATTGGACGGGCGATTGGGGAAGCGATTAGTCAAGGAAAAGTGCGAGTAATTTTAGATGTTAAACAAATAGAAGAGTTCCAGGCTGGGGACGTTTTAGTTACAGAAAGAACTGACCCAGACTGGGAACCTATTATGAAACGCGCCAGTGCGATTATTACCAATTCTGGCGGACGTACCTGTCATGCAGCAATTATTGCACGGGAATTGGGTGTACCTGCGATCGTTGGTTGTGTTAACGCAACGGAAGTTTTAACAACTGGTCAAGAAGTGACGGTTTCTTGTGCAGAAGGTGAAGAAGGCAAAGTTTATGCAGGTTTATTACCTTTTGAAGTTAAGGAAGTGCCTTTAGAAAACTTACCTCGTACCCGCACCCAAATTTTAATGAATGTCGGTAATCCCCAAGAAGCCTTGAGTTTATCTGCAATTCCTAATGATGGGGTAGGTTTAGCGCGGACTGAGTTTATCATTGCAAACCAAATCAAAATTCATCCTCTGGCGTTGATTCACTACGACAAATTAGAAGATGCGGACGCAAAAGCCAAAATTGCTGCCATCACCGCCATGTATGATGATAAACCCCAGTATTTTGTCGATAAATTAGCCCAAGGGATAGGTAGAATCGCCGCCGCCTTTTATCCCAAACCTGTAATTGTGCGAATGTCAGATTTTAAGAGTAATGAATACGCCAACTTGGAAGGTGGTAGACAATTTGAGCCAAAAGAAGAAAACCCCATGCTTGGCTGGCGGGGTGCGGCACGATATTATGATGAAGGCTACAAAGATGGTTTTGCCTTAGAGTGTCAAGCCATTAAGCGAGTACGGGAAGATATGGGTTTAACCAATGTCATCCCGATGATTCCCTTCTGTCGCACTCCTGAAGAGGGACTGTTAGTTTTAGCAGAGATGGCAAAAAATGGGCTAAAACAAGGCGTGAACAACTTGCAGGTGTATGTAATGTGCGAGTTACCTAGTAATGTAATTCTGGCAGAACAATTTGCTGAGATATTTGACGGTTTCTCGATTGGTTCTAATGATTTAACTCAGTTGACTTTGGGTTTAGATAGGGATTCTGCTTTGGTAGCGCGACTGTTTGATGAACGTAGTCCGGCTGTGAAGCAAATGGTGAAAATGGCGATAGAAGCAGCTAAAAAACACAACCGCAAAATTGGTATTTGCGGACAAGCACCCAGCGATTACCCAGAATTTGCTCAGTTTTTGGTAGAACAGGGTATTGATTCTATTAGTCTCAATCCTGATTCGGTGTTAAAGACAATGTTAGAAGTGGCGAAGGTGGAACAGCAAAAGTAG
- the yhdJ gene encoding adenine-specific DNA-methyltransferase translates to MVMFERYEDGAHTIFHGDALYILSSEIASESVDLIFLDPPYNIGKRFSTFYDKWESDEEYAKWAYTWLDECIRILKPNGSLYVMTSTQAMPYFDIYLRQRLIILSRIIWHYDSSGVQAKKYFGSMYEPLLYCVKDKNNYTFNSEHIKIEAKTGAQRKLIDYRKAIPTPYNTEKVPGNAWYFPRVRYRMEEYENHPSQKPESLLERIILASSNKGDIVLDPFAGTFTVGAVAKKLERNSINIESQEEYLKIGLRRVLKCQEYKGEPLLSIQKNHIRKNKNGQNLDILQGNLFDANSTA, encoded by the coding sequence ATGGTAATGTTTGAAAGATATGAAGATGGAGCGCATACGATATTTCACGGTGATGCTCTGTATATTTTGTCCAGCGAGATTGCCTCCGAATCTGTAGACCTAATTTTTCTTGATCCTCCCTACAACATAGGAAAAAGATTTTCAACATTTTACGATAAGTGGGAGTCTGACGAGGAATATGCAAAGTGGGCATATACATGGCTAGATGAGTGTATTCGTATACTCAAACCGAACGGAAGTCTATATGTGATGACAAGTACGCAAGCCATGCCGTACTTTGATATTTATTTAAGGCAAAGATTGATCATTCTGAGCCGAATTATCTGGCATTATGACAGTTCTGGAGTTCAAGCAAAAAAGTATTTTGGTTCAATGTACGAGCCATTACTCTATTGTGTCAAAGATAAAAATAATTATACTTTCAATTCAGAACATATAAAAATAGAAGCAAAAACTGGCGCACAACGAAAGTTAATCGATTATAGAAAAGCTATTCCAACACCATACAACACAGAAAAAGTCCCTGGTAATGCCTGGTATTTTCCTCGTGTGAGGTATCGAATGGAAGAATATGAAAATCATCCCTCACAAAAACCAGAATCATTACTGGAAAGAATTATTCTTGCAAGTAGTAATAAAGGTGATATTGTACTTGATCCATTTGCAGGTACTTTTACAGTTGGTGCTGTTGCTAAAAAACTGGAGAGAAATTCAATTAATATAGAATCTCAGGAAGAATATTTAAAAATTGGATTGAGAAGAGTTTTGAAATGTCAGGAATACAAAGGTGAACCCCTTTTATCTATACAAAAAAATCATATTAGAAAAAATAAAAATGGGCAGAATTTAGATATTTTACAGGGGAATCTCTTTGATGCCAACAGTACAGCATGA
- a CDS encoding restriction endonuclease yields the protein MPTVQHEFTKKIIEILDIHFPNQGNLVLESSELLQYLNIKSKAANRGSKSRAGFANHYAIYVLIEDYIKHDFHINNNYEDYEGSQFTVLLRRQRELPFGSKLQNHALNHRLNEEFKKYFPTSLHLPIIRDATTNRYWINENIIKIIVNNQQINIALAIKNIIDTYIQARSEAFNEFMVYCQEMINIQQQDATQSIEFIRGLLRPNIDARIFEIVSYAILKEYYAEQQIYWGWSQDDLNTDSLILYKTGRTNANDGGIDFVMKPLGRFFQVTETIDVGKYFLDIDKVQKYPITFVVKTEETVNKILKKLEEQATARYKIKAIINRYMSSVEEIINIPEIMRRFDTVLAFNKGAAVIEEIVIQSRVEFNVEAEE from the coding sequence ATGCCAACAGTACAGCATGAATTCACAAAAAAAATAATTGAAATTCTAGATATTCATTTTCCTAATCAGGGCAATCTAGTTTTAGAATCTAGTGAGCTATTACAGTATCTAAATATCAAAAGTAAAGCTGCAAATCGAGGTTCTAAGTCACGAGCAGGATTTGCCAATCATTATGCAATCTATGTATTAATCGAAGATTATATAAAGCATGATTTTCATATTAATAATAACTATGAAGACTATGAAGGTTCTCAGTTTACTGTTCTTTTGAGGAGACAAAGAGAACTTCCTTTTGGAAGTAAATTACAAAATCATGCACTAAATCATAGACTAAATGAAGAGTTCAAAAAATATTTTCCTACATCTTTGCATCTACCTATTATTAGAGACGCTACAACAAATAGATATTGGATTAATGAAAATATTATAAAAATCATTGTTAATAATCAACAAATCAATATTGCTTTAGCTATAAAAAACATTATTGATACTTATATACAAGCAAGAAGTGAGGCTTTTAATGAATTCATGGTTTATTGCCAAGAAATGATAAACATTCAACAACAGGATGCAACACAATCTATCGAATTTATTCGAGGATTGCTCAGACCAAATATAGATGCAAGGATTTTTGAGATTGTAAGTTATGCAATTTTAAAAGAGTATTATGCCGAACAGCAGATATACTGGGGTTGGTCACAAGATGATCTAAATACTGATTCTTTAATTCTGTATAAAACAGGCCGTACTAATGCAAATGATGGCGGTATAGACTTCGTAATGAAACCACTTGGTCGCTTCTTTCAAGTGACAGAAACTATAGATGTAGGTAAGTATTTTTTGGATATAGATAAGGTGCAAAAATATCCGATTACTTTCGTTGTCAAAACTGAGGAAACAGTTAATAAAATCCTAAAAAAATTAGAGGAACAAGCAACAGCAAGATACAAAATTAAAGCTATTATTAATAGATATATGTCATCCGTGGAAGAAATTATAAATATACCAGAAATAATGCGTCGTTTTGATACAGTTTTAGCCTTTAATAAAGGTGCAGCAGTAATTGAAGAGATAGTTATACAAAGCCGAGTTGAGTTCAACGTAGAAGCAGAAGAATAG
- a CDS encoding dolichyl-phosphate-mannose--protein mannosyltransferase: MTKNWYRIGLVGIFLLSLTLRFWGLDRFNTLVFDEVYYAKFGHNYLTHTPFFDGHPPLGKYMIALGMWLGSHVPFWQEPVNGMTGSLRSPWSYRWMNALSGSFIPIIIANIAYQLSYRRSFALLAGLFTALDGMFIVESRYALINIYIVLFGLLGHWLFLLALAKQQKRQLYLVLAGIAFGASCATKWNGLFSLFGIYVIWSFSWIYQLLTHRNQTKDIIKNLFTFNIINSSNQQSNNITNPLPLQKLTQINFWQFILSLGIVPVAVYSLLWIPHLQMNPKYGFIAVHKEILGFHEKLGGNSPTVHPYCAAWYKWPLLTRPMAYYYQTAQSITDPLPVLGPPLPSGTGKVIYDVHAIGNPFLWWLGFASILFLLGMLLTSVVIPVIKQRRLSLPENIPTDSWIALFLVVNYAVNLLPWVKVTRCVFIYHYMTSVVFAFLAIAWFIDQCLHSYHRSLRAVGISISFLIIAAFVFWMPIYLGLPLSPEGYRLRMWFSSWI; the protein is encoded by the coding sequence ATGACTAAGAATTGGTATCGAATTGGGTTGGTAGGGATATTTCTGCTGTCTCTGACTCTACGTTTTTGGGGATTAGATAGATTTAATACGTTGGTATTTGATGAAGTTTATTATGCTAAGTTCGGTCATAACTATCTAACCCATACACCGTTTTTTGATGGTCATCCACCTTTAGGTAAGTATATGATTGCTTTGGGAATGTGGCTTGGTAGTCATGTTCCTTTTTGGCAAGAACCAGTAAATGGAATGACAGGTTCTTTGCGATCGCCTTGGAGTTATCGCTGGATGAATGCTCTATCTGGTTCGTTTATTCCTATTATTATAGCTAACATTGCCTATCAATTAAGTTACCGTCGCAGCTTTGCTTTACTAGCAGGGTTATTCACTGCTTTGGATGGTATGTTTATTGTCGAATCTCGCTATGCTTTAATTAATATTTATATAGTTCTGTTTGGATTATTAGGACATTGGTTGTTTTTATTAGCGTTAGCCAAGCAACAAAAACGGCAATTATATTTAGTGTTGGCAGGCATAGCTTTTGGTGCTTCCTGTGCTACAAAATGGAACGGGCTATTTTCTTTATTTGGTATCTATGTTATTTGGAGCTTCAGTTGGATATACCAATTACTTACCCATAGAAATCAAACTAAAGATATTATAAAAAATTTATTTACGTTTAATATAATTAACTCATCTAACCAGCAATCAAATAATATTACCAATCCTTTACCACTACAAAAACTTACACAAATCAACTTTTGGCAATTTATCTTGTCTCTAGGAATTGTTCCCGTCGCTGTCTATAGTCTCCTCTGGATTCCTCACCTACAAATGAATCCTAAATATGGATTTATAGCAGTACACAAGGAAATTTTAGGATTTCACGAAAAACTCGGTGGTAATTCTCCTACAGTCCATCCCTACTGTGCTGCTTGGTATAAATGGCCTTTGCTGACTCGTCCAATGGCTTATTATTATCAGACAGCGCAAAGTATAACTGATCCTTTACCTGTATTGGGGCCTCCTTTACCTAGTGGTACAGGAAAAGTTATCTATGATGTTCATGCTATTGGTAATCCTTTTTTGTGGTGGCTTGGTTTCGCATCTATATTATTTCTGCTGGGGATGCTATTAACATCTGTTGTGATTCCTGTCATTAAACAAAGACGCTTATCTTTACCTGAAAATATTCCTACTGATAGTTGGATAGCTTTATTTTTAGTCGTAAATTATGCTGTCAACTTACTACCTTGGGTAAAGGTAACAAGGTGTGTTTTTATCTATCATTACATGACATCTGTCGTATTTGCATTTTTAGCGATCGCCTGGTTTATCGATCAATGTCTACACAGTTATCATCGATCACTCAGGGCTGTAGGCATTTCTATCTCTTTTCTCATTATCGCCGCTTTTGTTTTCTGGATGCCGATTTATTTAGGTTTACCCCTTTCGCCTGAAGGTTATAGATTGCGGATGTGGTTTAGTTCTTGGATATAA